One Sulfurospirillum tamanense DNA window includes the following coding sequences:
- a CDS encoding TRAP transporter small permease, translating to MARLLTKDAVMEEKKATYSSIVFRFVDTQISRLEGFMLAVSVVLMAANTIAGVISRFVFNYSFSFTDELNSIFIILVTFSGISYAARQGRHIRMSAIFDTFPDWLRKGFTIIISAITAAVMFFLCYYAVEYIQTLMQRGRIMPALGIPIWWAYVWVPVGFFVTGVQYVLTVVKNLREKDIYLSTDMLDGYGDIDADIEV from the coding sequence GTGGCGCGATTACTAACCAAGGATGCAGTGATGGAAGAGAAAAAAGCAACATATTCTTCTATTGTGTTTCGTTTTGTGGATACACAAATTAGCAGATTAGAAGGATTTATGCTGGCCGTAAGTGTGGTATTGATGGCTGCCAATACAATAGCCGGCGTCATTAGCCGCTTTGTTTTTAATTATTCGTTTTCATTTACCGATGAACTTAACAGTATTTTTATTATTCTCGTTACCTTTTCAGGCATTAGTTATGCTGCTCGCCAAGGGCGACACATTCGTATGTCGGCAATTTTCGATACATTCCCTGATTGGTTGCGAAAGGGATTTACTATTATCATTTCCGCCATAACAGCGGCAGTGATGTTTTTTTTATGTTACTACGCCGTAGAGTATATCCAGACGCTTATGCAGCGCGGGCGGATTATGCCTGCTCTTGGAATACCTATTTGGTGGGCTTATGTGTGGGTGCCTGTTGGGTTTTTTGTTACAGGTGTTCAGTATGTGCTGACAGTGGTCAAGAACTTACGCGAAAAAGACATTTACCTCTCTACGGATATGCTAGACGGGTACGGCGACATTGACGCCGATATTGAAGTATAG